In the Prochlorococcus sp. MIT 1307 genome, one interval contains:
- a CDS encoding bifunctional nuclease family protein, whose translation MVEMTVAGLALDASNRSPIVLLRDPSGHRQVPIWIDHAQAHNIMAGFKQPHPSKPLTHDLIISLLNAGNLLLERIIIHGIQDNSFQAVLKLRFNHSDEGTKEKSSDLIEIEARSSDALALAVRTKCSIWMMEKVVAEASIPVDEEADEEDQDEFRRFLDDVSPADLIRHLKKSDQINEQPFDKNDSDSESPKQN comes from the coding sequence GTGGTCGAAATGACCGTAGCGGGTCTAGCCCTCGACGCATCCAATCGCTCCCCGATAGTTTTGCTTCGAGATCCTTCTGGGCACCGTCAAGTCCCAATATGGATTGATCATGCGCAAGCGCACAATATTATGGCTGGTTTCAAACAGCCACATCCAAGCAAACCCCTCACACATGATTTGATTATCTCACTATTAAATGCAGGAAACCTTCTCTTAGAACGAATAATTATTCATGGAATACAAGACAATAGCTTCCAAGCAGTTCTCAAATTACGTTTTAACCACTCTGATGAAGGGACAAAAGAAAAGTCCAGTGACCTAATTGAAATCGAAGCTCGTTCCAGTGATGCGCTTGCTCTAGCAGTCCGCACAAAATGCAGCATCTGGATGATGGAGAAAGTTGTTGCAGAAGCATCCATACCAGTTGATGAAGAAGCCGATGAAGAAGATCAAGATGAGTTCAGACGCTTCTTGGACGATGTCAGCCCTGCAGATCTCATTAGACATCTAAAAAAAAGCGACCAAATCAATGAGCAGCCCTTCGACAAAAATGACTCCGACTCTGAGTCCCCAAAACAAAATTAA